In Bacteroidota bacterium, a single window of DNA contains:
- a CDS encoding tetratricopeptide repeat protein, whose protein sequence is MRSAFIGLLLSGYLVLSAFAQAQVPNDPEALTQYSLYYEYYKNKDYESALPYIRWMLRNRPLFRVAASVPIDRNWERAVEIYEGVAMLQKDGTRKKAYLDSALALHDQVIAVMKQHQVSDFDEARWYLMRGSFLQRHAAEYPDSQGAIVEWYLKAFRMAPDRTPAYYASYVAAELVRQGRQEEALAFMDEAEPHYKDNAEVKDYFDQLRNQLLRRPEDRVAFVERKFSENPTNVDLARELLELYRQLGMRDRMRELGRKLLTLEPSARLYVMLGQLDLEDGQYAQALQAYEKALALNPDAETRKIVYYNMALANQSMGRLSVARTYARRALEIDPNWGEPYLLIATLYATAVQNCGKFEREDRAVYWLVDDYLERAKRDPGTAARASQLQAQYRRYFPTAEDKFFKGWKEGERYLINYGCYEWISEATTIR, encoded by the coding sequence AGCGCCTTCATCGGACTGCTCCTGTCCGGGTATCTGGTTCTCTCGGCCTTCGCCCAGGCGCAGGTGCCCAACGACCCCGAGGCCTTGACGCAATACAGTTTGTACTACGAGTACTACAAAAACAAGGACTACGAAAGCGCGCTTCCCTACATCCGCTGGATGCTCCGCAACCGTCCCCTCTTTCGGGTAGCGGCCTCCGTACCGATTGATCGCAACTGGGAGCGAGCCGTGGAGATCTACGAGGGGGTGGCGATGCTGCAGAAGGACGGAACCCGAAAAAAGGCCTACCTGGACTCCGCCCTGGCCCTGCATGATCAGGTCATCGCGGTGATGAAGCAACACCAGGTCTCCGATTTCGATGAGGCCCGTTGGTACTTAATGCGGGGTAGCTTCTTGCAGCGCCATGCGGCCGAATATCCAGACAGCCAGGGGGCCATCGTGGAATGGTACCTGAAAGCTTTCCGTATGGCTCCGGATCGTACCCCTGCTTATTACGCCTCTTATGTGGCTGCCGAGCTGGTGCGGCAGGGCCGTCAAGAAGAGGCGCTGGCTTTTATGGACGAGGCGGAACCGCACTACAAGGACAACGCAGAGGTAAAGGACTACTTCGATCAGCTCCGCAATCAGCTCCTGCGGCGGCCTGAAGATCGGGTGGCGTTCGTGGAGCGCAAGTTCAGCGAAAACCCAACCAACGTGGACCTGGCGCGCGAGCTTCTGGAGCTGTATCGGCAGCTGGGTATGCGCGACAGAATGCGGGAGCTCGGCAGAAAGCTCCTCACCCTGGAGCCCTCGGCCAGGCTCTATGTGATGCTAGGCCAGTTGGACCTGGAGGACGGCCAGTACGCTCAGGCCCTGCAAGCTTACGAAAAAGCCCTTGCGCTCAACCCCGATGCGGAGACGCGAAAGATCGTCTACTACAACATGGCCCTGGCTAATCAGAGCATGGGGCGCCTGTCCGTGGCTCGCACATATGCGCGCCGGGCTCTGGAGATCGACCCCAACTGGGGCGAACCGTATCTGCTGATCGCCACTTTATACGCCACAGCCGTGCAGAATTGCGGCAAATTTGAGCGTGAAGACCGGGCCGTCTATTGGCTTGTGGACGACTACCTAGAGCGGGCCAAGCGTGATCCCGGCACGGCCGCGCGCGCCAGCCAACTGCAGGCGCAGTACCGGCGTTACTTCCCAACAGCCGAGGACAAATTCTTCAAAGGCTGGAAGGAAGGGGAGCGCTACCTCATTAACTACGGCTGCTACGAGTGGATTAGCGAGGCCACGACAATCCGCTAA
- a CDS encoding chromosome partitioning protein ParA, with product MRSGVPFFGPAQSWARRLDRIRARHYARQALQGGLKVLGGAGALLWLGTLGEALLWTPPLLRQLFWTLSAAAVAGWLSYGVLVPLLRRAGWLSAVSLEELARWVGRVQSEVGDRLVNLLQLGRGVPEEASRALWERALEQLDARLRGVPIEAALDQPISARSWAAALMPWALYGLALAGGPEPFSQAAFRLLHPFAVFERPQPFRWVVQPADAELVRGSPLAIVARTEGAIAPRRALLELRPLGVVRSDTVWLSADSLGRFRYTVPDVRAPLAYRLAAEGVRSRWFTAAVVDRPVVRQLSLRLIFPAYMALPPQTLEPNAGEIVAPVGTQVLLEALTNKAVVRAEVRFASSRSLPLQAQGSRLRGRFIVQQADTYWIWAQDERGLSTVDPIPYRILPVPDEPPQITVLSPEADFRLTEAQRVPLRVRIADDLGFLDLRLYYRRSASSYGEADSAWRAQELPIERPKPTIQELSWDWDLRPLDLVPGDVLEYYLEVRDNDRVSGPKAARTGLLTVRFPTLAERYAAADAAQQGLEQALEALFSRAQRFQQAYESFQRELRRKGEPSWEDERRLEQLRQEQEALQEQALELAQQAAALSQHLQENRLVSPETLARLEQLRQVLEEIQDPEFQEALRRLQEAMERLSLPQIQQLLERVQINEAELRRRLERTLELLRQAQTLQQLDEIQRRAEELARTEEALRRQTAEIDPRDEAPRQRLGQEQERAADRAEALRQEMSRLEERLRQLRRERAADEVQRQQRGLESAPDEMRQNAEELRRGNLDRAASELERLEERFRQLAEQMAQLSQQLQAQQQQLNAAALRRVLDEVLALSQRQEALRRQLNPEAQSASLLRAQAREQEQIRRHFSRVADSLSALSRRVPEMNETVLRRSREAQAEMARAIEALSELRAAEAIGYQRGAMKGLNDLALMLADVLGQVQAGQAAGMLSMPQLIEQLQQMAEQQARLNQQIQELLNQLQQGRLPVDLQQRLEQMALQQEMIRRQIEQMARQERRSGARELLGNLDQIARQMQETIRELLENQLDRQTVRRQQQILQRLLDAQRSIRERDEEPRRQGRTAQTPPDRETPPPLRLPELQDRLQRDLLRALEAGYAPDYEALIRRYFEQLQKRPPR from the coding sequence ATGCGCTCCGGTGTTCCCTTTTTCGGGCCCGCTCAGAGCTGGGCAAGACGGCTGGATCGAATCCGCGCCCGCCATTACGCCCGACAGGCCTTGCAAGGGGGGCTCAAGGTCTTAGGCGGAGCCGGGGCCTTGCTTTGGCTTGGCACCTTGGGCGAGGCCCTGCTGTGGACCCCGCCCCTTTTGCGGCAGCTTTTCTGGACGTTGAGCGCGGCCGCGGTGGCCGGATGGCTTTCCTATGGGGTTCTTGTTCCCCTGCTGAGGCGTGCGGGTTGGCTTTCGGCCGTTTCGCTGGAGGAGCTCGCCCGCTGGGTGGGCCGGGTGCAATCCGAGGTGGGGGACCGGCTGGTGAACCTCCTGCAACTAGGCCGCGGAGTGCCCGAAGAGGCCTCAAGAGCGCTTTGGGAGCGGGCCCTGGAGCAGTTGGACGCTCGCTTGCGCGGCGTCCCGATCGAGGCGGCCTTGGATCAGCCGATTTCGGCCCGCAGCTGGGCCGCGGCGCTCATGCCCTGGGCGCTCTATGGGCTCGCCTTAGCCGGGGGACCGGAGCCGTTTTCCCAGGCCGCCTTTAGACTACTGCATCCGTTTGCGGTCTTTGAACGCCCCCAGCCTTTCCGGTGGGTCGTGCAGCCGGCGGATGCCGAGCTGGTGCGCGGATCGCCATTGGCGATCGTGGCCCGGACCGAGGGGGCCATCGCCCCTCGGCGGGCCCTTCTGGAGCTGCGCCCTCTAGGCGTCGTGCGCTCGGACACCGTCTGGCTCAGCGCCGACTCCCTGGGCCGCTTTCGCTACACCGTGCCGGATGTGCGCGCCCCTTTAGCCTATAGGCTCGCCGCCGAGGGAGTGCGCAGCCGCTGGTTTACGGCCGCTGTCGTAGATCGCCCTGTTGTGCGGCAGCTCTCCTTGCGTTTGATCTTCCCCGCCTACATGGCTCTGCCTCCTCAGACGCTAGAGCCCAATGCGGGCGAAATCGTAGCCCCCGTGGGCACACAGGTCCTGTTGGAAGCCCTTACCAACAAGGCCGTTGTGCGGGCTGAAGTGCGCTTCGCCTCAAGCCGCAGCCTGCCGCTGCAAGCGCAGGGCAGCCGGCTTCGGGGCCGCTTCATCGTGCAGCAGGCCGACACGTATTGGATCTGGGCCCAGGATGAACGAGGGCTTTCCACGGTGGACCCGATTCCATATCGGATCCTGCCCGTTCCGGATGAGCCGCCCCAGATCACCGTGCTGAGCCCGGAGGCCGATTTCCGGCTCACCGAAGCCCAACGGGTGCCCCTGCGCGTGCGCATCGCCGATGATCTGGGCTTCCTGGACCTCAGGCTCTACTATAGGCGCAGCGCCTCCTCCTACGGGGAGGCGGATTCGGCCTGGAGGGCACAGGAGCTGCCCATCGAGCGGCCCAAGCCGACGATACAGGAGCTGAGCTGGGACTGGGACCTCAGGCCCCTGGACCTTGTGCCGGGAGACGTGCTGGAGTACTACCTGGAGGTGCGGGACAACGACAGGGTATCCGGCCCCAAGGCGGCCCGGACGGGCTTGCTTACGGTCCGTTTTCCGACGCTAGCGGAACGCTATGCGGCTGCAGATGCGGCGCAACAGGGTTTGGAACAGGCGCTAGAAGCGCTTTTCTCCCGCGCCCAGCGCTTCCAGCAGGCCTACGAGTCTTTTCAGCGGGAGCTTCGGCGCAAAGGAGAACCGAGCTGGGAAGACGAGCGCCGCCTGGAGCAGCTGCGCCAAGAGCAGGAGGCGCTGCAGGAGCAGGCCCTGGAGCTGGCCCAGCAGGCAGCTGCGCTGAGCCAGCATCTGCAGGAGAACCGGCTTGTTTCGCCGGAGACGCTGGCGCGTTTGGAGCAGCTGCGGCAGGTTCTCGAAGAGATCCAGGATCCGGAGTTTCAAGAGGCCCTAAGACGGCTCCAGGAGGCCATGGAGCGCCTGTCTCTGCCCCAGATTCAGCAGCTTCTGGAGCGCGTGCAAATCAACGAGGCTGAGCTTCGGAGGCGGCTGGAGCGCACGTTGGAACTGCTGCGACAGGCTCAGACTTTGCAGCAGCTAGACGAAATCCAACGCCGGGCTGAAGAGCTGGCCCGCACCGAAGAGGCGCTGCGCCGGCAGACGGCCGAAATCGACCCTCGCGACGAAGCCCCACGCCAGCGGTTGGGCCAGGAGCAGGAGCGCGCCGCGGACCGGGCCGAAGCGCTCCGACAGGAGATGAGCCGACTCGAAGAGCGCCTGCGCCAACTGCGCCGCGAACGGGCCGCCGATGAGGTCCAACGCCAGCAGCGCGGCCTGGAATCCGCTCCCGACGAGATGCGCCAAAACGCCGAGGAGCTTCGTCGGGGGAACCTAGACCGGGCGGCTTCGGAGCTGGAACGACTAGAGGAGCGCTTTCGGCAGCTGGCCGAACAGATGGCCCAGCTGAGTCAGCAGCTTCAGGCGCAGCAGCAACAGCTCAACGCGGCGGCCCTGCGGCGGGTTCTGGATGAGGTGCTGGCCCTGTCGCAACGGCAGGAGGCCCTGCGGCGGCAGCTGAATCCGGAGGCGCAATCGGCCTCTCTGCTGCGGGCCCAGGCCCGGGAGCAAGAGCAAATCCGACGCCACTTCTCCCGCGTTGCGGACAGCTTATCGGCCCTGTCGCGCCGCGTGCCGGAGATGAACGAAACCGTGCTAAGGCGTTCCCGAGAGGCCCAGGCCGAGATGGCCCGGGCCATCGAGGCGCTCTCCGAGCTCCGGGCCGCTGAGGCCATCGGCTACCAACGGGGGGCCATGAAGGGGCTCAACGATCTGGCCCTTATGTTGGCCGACGTGCTCGGCCAAGTGCAGGCCGGGCAAGCCGCCGGCATGCTTTCCATGCCCCAGCTGATTGAGCAACTACAACAGATGGCCGAGCAACAGGCCCGACTCAACCAGCAGATCCAAGAGCTGCTCAACCAGTTGCAGCAGGGACGGCTTCCCGTGGACTTACAGCAGCGGCTTGAGCAGATGGCCCTCCAACAAGAGATGATCCGCCGCCAGATCGAACAAATGGCCCGCCAAGAAAGGCGCTCCGGGGCCCGTGAGCTTCTGGGGAACCTGGATCAAATCGCTCGTCAGATGCAGGAGACGATCCGAGAGCTTCTGGAAAACCAGCTGGATCGCCAAACCGTCCGACGCCAGCAGCAGATCCTGCAGCGGCTCTTGGACGCGCAGCGCTCTATTCGGGAGCGCGACGAAGAGCCCCGCCGGCAGGGCCGCACGGCCCAAACGCCTCCGGATCGCGAAACCCCACCTCCGCTTCGGCTGCCGGAGCTGCAAGACCGGCTGCAGCGAGATCTGCTACGGGCCCTTGAAGCGGGATACGCGCCAGATTACGAGGCGCTTATCCGCCGCTACTTTGAACAGCTGCAAAAGCGACCTCCGCGTTAA
- a CDS encoding DUF302 domain-containing protein yields the protein MNALLDTSTRYGLKRTVPYDFQQAVERVRAALAQEGFGVLTEIDVPATLRKKLGVEDFPPYLILGACNPPLAYRALQAEFDLGLLLPCNVVVYERDGRVTVAAVEPEAMMEVVQNPAVAEVAQEVRARLERVLEAL from the coding sequence ATGAACGCGCTACTGGATACGTCGACGCGCTACGGGCTTAAGCGCACCGTACCGTATGATTTTCAGCAGGCCGTAGAGCGGGTTCGGGCCGCCCTGGCCCAAGAGGGCTTCGGGGTGCTGACGGAGATCGATGTGCCCGCGACACTTCGCAAAAAGCTGGGCGTGGAAGATTTTCCCCCTTATCTGATCCTGGGCGCCTGCAATCCCCCCCTAGCCTACCGGGCCCTGCAGGCGGAGTTTGACCTGGGCTTGCTTTTGCCTTGTAACGTGGTCGTATACGAGCGCGACGGCCGCGTCACGGTGGCCGCCGTAGAACCCGAGGCCATGATGGAGGTGGTGCAGAACCCCGCCGTGGCCGAAGTGGCCCAAGAGGTGCGCGCGCGTCTGGAGCGGGTGCTGGAGGCGCTTTAA
- a CDS encoding DUF1858 domain-containing protein → MIGPETTIEHIVRDHPELVPVLMDHGIVCVVCGEPVWGTLEEVAASKGIRDLEPILRALREHLREPPTEEASR, encoded by the coding sequence GTGATCGGGCCGGAGACGACAATAGAGCACATCGTCCGAGACCATCCGGAGCTTGTGCCGGTACTCATGGATCATGGCATCGTCTGCGTGGTCTGCGGAGAGCCCGTATGGGGCACGCTGGAGGAGGTAGCCGCTTCCAAGGGCATTCGGGATCTGGAGCCGATCTTGCGCGCGCTGCGCGAACACCTGCGAGAACCCCCAACTGAGGAGGCCTCACGATGA
- a CDS encoding zf-HC2 domain-containing protein, whose protein sequence is MSCRQYIEQLCEHFEEALDRPECARLREHLEACPECRAYLDSLRQTIRLYRQLRHQAPEDLCRRLLQMLALEEDQS, encoded by the coding sequence ATGAGCTGCCGGCAGTACATAGAACAGCTCTGCGAGCACTTCGAGGAGGCCCTCGACCGACCGGAGTGCGCTCGGCTGCGTGAACACCTGGAGGCCTGCCCGGAATGCCGGGCCTACTTGGATTCGCTGCGGCAGACCATCCGGCTCTATCGTCAACTGCGACACCAGGCCCCCGAGGATTTGTGCCGACGTCTCCTGCAAATGCTCGCATTAGAGGAGGACCAGTCGTGA
- a CDS encoding sigma-70 family RNA polymerase sigma factor produces the protein MERRPEHEAKLLERLRAGDCRAFRELVEAYQDRLYDLLYRMLRNRAEAEDALQEVFLQAYRGLPRFDGRSSLYTWLYRIATNVALMRLRRFRPSLISLEDPPEAAAQEIQASLQTNATNPLAQVLADELREQLDRWLEELPPLTRLVFLLRDVEDLPIGEVAALTGQTEWAAKGRLKRARAHVRNRLVAYMREQGR, from the coding sequence ATGGAACGCAGGCCGGAACACGAGGCCAAACTCCTAGAACGGCTTCGGGCCGGGGACTGTCGGGCGTTCCGGGAGCTGGTCGAGGCCTACCAGGACAGGCTCTACGATCTGCTTTACCGGATGCTGCGCAATCGCGCCGAAGCCGAGGATGCGCTACAGGAGGTGTTCTTGCAGGCCTATCGGGGGCTACCCCGCTTCGATGGGCGCTCCAGCCTGTACACGTGGCTGTATCGGATCGCGACCAACGTCGCGCTGATGCGGCTCAGGCGCTTTCGGCCGAGCTTGATTTCGCTAGAAGACCCCCCCGAGGCGGCCGCTCAGGAGATTCAGGCCAGCCTGCAGACCAACGCCACCAACCCCCTGGCGCAGGTGCTCGCCGATGAGCTTCGGGAGCAGCTGGACCGCTGGCTGGAGGAGCTTCCGCCCTTGACCCGGCTTGTGTTCCTGTTGCGGGACGTCGAAGATCTCCCCATTGGGGAGGTGGCCGCTTTAACAGGACAGACCGAGTGGGCGGCCAAGGGCCGGCTCAAGCGGGCCCGGGCTCATGTGCGAAACCGGCTTGTGGCGTATATGCGGGAGCAGGGTCGATGA
- a CDS encoding FxLYD domain-containing protein, with protein sequence MGRCIALLMVLGLLGGCISGAESSLEVQGLRLVQTRAGDRYVECRIKNPNPHPIANAQLVFSLFDAQNRRVGQLVLSVPRLEPGQTVTCSRYVELPEARTVRLRRAVRF encoded by the coding sequence ATGGGTCGCTGCATAGCCCTTCTCATGGTTCTGGGGCTTCTTGGAGGATGCATCTCCGGTGCGGAATCTAGCCTAGAGGTGCAAGGGCTGCGCTTGGTGCAGACCCGAGCCGGGGATCGGTACGTGGAGTGCCGGATCAAAAACCCCAACCCGCATCCCATTGCGAATGCTCAGCTCGTCTTTTCGCTTTTCGACGCCCAAAACCGCCGGGTGGGACAGCTTGTGCTTTCCGTGCCGAGGCTTGAGCCGGGCCAGACGGTTACCTGTAGCCGTTACGTAGAGCTTCCCGAGGCGCGGACCGTGCGGCTGCGCAGGGCTGTGCGCTTCTAA
- a CDS encoding acyl-CoA dehydrogenase family protein — translation MPQHLVATRPFTGLDYYQLDALLSEEERMIRDTVREWVSERVVPIIDQCAQQERFPIELVPEMAELGILGANLPEEYGCAGLNSVAYGLIMQELERGDSAIRSFASVQGALVMYPIYRYGSEEQKRYWLPKLARAEVIGCFGLTEPDYGSNPGGMITRARRDGHHWILNGAKMWITNGSIADLAVVWARDDEGEIRGFLVEKGTPGFSAHTMKGKWSLRASVTSELLFEDCRIPLKNQLPYAQGLKAPLSCLTQARYGIAWGAIGAAMDCYDIALRYAQERTQFDRPIASFQLIQEKLVFMLTEITKAQLLAWRLGRMKDEGTMSYTHVSLAKRNNVAMALEVARTARQILGANGIMGEYPIMRHMMNLESVITYEGTHEIHTLILGADITGFPAFK, via the coding sequence ATGCCGCAGCACCTCGTAGCTACGCGCCCCTTTACGGGGCTGGATTACTATCAACTGGATGCCCTGCTCTCGGAAGAGGAGCGCATGATCCGAGACACGGTTCGCGAGTGGGTCTCGGAGCGCGTGGTGCCGATTATCGATCAGTGCGCGCAACAGGAGCGCTTTCCGATAGAGCTTGTGCCGGAAATGGCCGAGCTGGGCATTCTGGGGGCCAACTTGCCCGAAGAGTACGGCTGCGCCGGGCTCAACAGCGTCGCCTATGGGCTGATCATGCAGGAGCTTGAGCGGGGCGATTCGGCCATCCGCAGCTTCGCCTCCGTGCAGGGGGCCCTGGTCATGTACCCGATCTACCGATACGGCTCCGAAGAGCAGAAGCGCTACTGGCTTCCCAAGTTGGCCCGTGCCGAGGTGATCGGCTGTTTTGGCCTCACCGAGCCCGATTATGGTTCCAATCCCGGAGGCATGATCACGCGCGCGCGGCGGGATGGCCACCACTGGATCCTCAACGGGGCCAAGATGTGGATCACTAATGGCTCCATCGCCGACCTGGCCGTGGTATGGGCTAGGGACGACGAAGGGGAGATCCGGGGGTTTTTGGTCGAGAAGGGCACCCCGGGTTTCTCCGCGCACACCATGAAGGGCAAATGGTCTCTGCGCGCCTCCGTAACGAGCGAGCTCCTTTTTGAGGACTGCCGGATCCCGCTTAAGAACCAGCTGCCGTACGCGCAGGGGCTAAAGGCTCCGCTTTCCTGCCTGACGCAGGCCCGCTACGGCATCGCCTGGGGGGCGATCGGGGCGGCGATGGACTGCTACGACATAGCGCTCCGGTACGCGCAAGAGCGGACGCAGTTTGACCGCCCGATCGCGAGCTTCCAGCTGATCCAGGAAAAGCTCGTCTTTATGCTTACGGAGATCACCAAGGCCCAGCTGCTGGCCTGGCGACTGGGGCGCATGAAGGACGAGGGCACGATGTCGTATACGCACGTCTCCCTGGCCAAGCGCAACAACGTGGCGATGGCCCTCGAAGTGGCCCGAACGGCCCGGCAGATCCTGGGCGCTAACGGCATCATGGGCGAATACCCCATCATGCGCCATATGATGAATCTTGAGTCCGTGATCACCTACGAGGGCACGCACGAGATCCACACGCTCATTTTGGGCGCCGATATCACGGGCTTTCCTGCCTTTAAATAA